Proteins encoded within one genomic window of Gloeobacter kilaueensis JS1:
- the csx18 gene encoding CRISPR-associated protein Csx18, with product MNSARLLFFRNVAVASVNTAVTLVILLIAPLGLAAVLTCTVAVGLSSLIIGLCADQVARWLFSDGGLAVRAPRE from the coding sequence ATGAACTCTGCTCGCCTCTTGTTCTTCCGCAACGTCGCCGTTGCCTCAGTCAACACGGCTGTCACCCTCGTCATCTTGCTTATTGCACCGCTCGGGCTTGCGGCAGTGCTCACCTGCACCGTAGCAGTCGGTTTATCCAGCTTGATTATCGGCTTATGTGCTGATCAGGTAGCTCGCTGGCTATTTAGCGATGGCGGTCTAGCAG